Proteins encoded within one genomic window of Anopheles gambiae chromosome 3, idAnoGambNW_F1_1, whole genome shotgun sequence:
- the LOC1277669 gene encoding uncharacterized protein LOC1277669 isoform X2 translates to MVVLASTKHLSTTASSSTTYRHKSTTIKRHYRDSSYRVMGGFEQRPWTPTKRRGPIAAEHRGPGPQYLLPQLLGTKVVDSKRQAAPAYSFGQRHKPRTESFSPGPLYNITGLGCKGKDAPPAYCLQSRPKEIPKYLTPAPGEYNIEKADKMLVKSAPKYTFGVKKPPNPTSQTPAPGDYKPERVALDSTPKFSFGIKTESKIRNDTPAPGTYSPEKVLKDKSPKYSFGLKVIPEKIEETPAPGAYQPEKALALDKKPAYSFGLKTIVEKPNNTPAPGAYEPEKVKLNATPAYSFGIRPAIEKPNSNPAPGAYEPEKAKKLIDHSPAFAFGMRINHDKPNNTPGPSAYQVEKVNLDHQPAYSFGMRTKVAKPNVTPAPGAYCPEKANLDSTPKYSFGIRPTIDKPDNVPAPGAYSPEKAKVDSSPAYSFGVRAKQEKPSANPGPGAYDADKVDGKSPAYSFGLRPDVAKPNQVPGPGAYNADRVDHATPAYSFGVKANVQKPNLVPGPGAYDADKVHDKSSPAYSFGVKGNAEKPNAIPGPGAYDADKVIDKSAPAYSFGARTNVDKPSVVPGPGAYDSDKVNDKSSPAYSFGVKTNLEKPNAIPGPGAYDADKVHDKSTPAYSFGVKHMPDKPNAVPGPGAYDSDKANDKSSPAYSFGVKTNLEKPSAIPGPGAYDADKVIDKSSPAYSFGVKANVEKPNTIPGPGAYDADKVNDKTTPAYSFGVKPNLEKPNSIPGPGAYDADKVIDKSSPAYSFGVKTNVEKPNAIPGPGAYDADKVHDKSTPAYSFGVKPNLEKANAIPGPGAYDADKVHDKSSPAYSFGVKTNVEKPSIIPGPGAYDADKVIDKSSPAYSFGVKTNVEKLSIIPGPGAYDADKVIDKSSPAYSFGVKHSLEKPHIVPGPGAYDADKVIDKTSCPAYSFGIKTNVEKPSIIPGPGAYDTEKVHDSHTPAYTFGVKPQTTKVNPTPAPGAYSPEKYIIHHPAYTFGVKPHIDKIDIIPAPGAYNPEAVKLDSSPAYTFGVKPVIDKVDMTPAPGTYSVEKVKLDHSPAYPFGIKVNREKPNDVPAPGSYNPDKVKLDHSPAYTFGIKHKGETMRDTPAPSAYQPEKCKNDCSPAYSFGVKVNHESITHDGPVVTSDEATAVAAMKAMVITNGASSTVDNRSESKNATTSSTVVQNGQDGSTFTTFTTTRTAGGSMKMVRERKTTTEEHSSASVEAIGEGLVPNCIAGVKQLANVQHQRMVCTGHFRA, encoded by the exons ATG GTTGTGCTAGCCAGTACGAAACATCTGTCGACGacagcgagcagcagcaccacctaCCGGCACAAGAGCACTACCATCAAGCGGCACTATCGTGATTCCTCCTACCGCGTGATGGGTGGGTTCGAGCAGCGCCCCTGGACGCCGACGAAGCGGCGGGGACCGATCGCGGCGGAGCACCGTGGCCCAGGGCCACAGTATCTGCTACCACAACTGCTCG GTACGAAAGTGGTAGACTCGAAACGGCAAGCCGCACCCGCCTACAGCTTCGGCCAGCGACACAAACCCCGCACGGAGTCGTTCAGCCCGGGCCCGCTGTACAACATCACCGGGCTCGGGTGCAAAGGGAAGGATGCACCGCCGGCCTACTGCTTGCAGAGCCGCCCGAAAGAGATACCGAAGTATCTAACGCCGGCGCCGGGCGAGTACAACATCGAGAAGGCGGACAAAATGCTGGTCAAATCGGCACCGAAGTACACGTTCGGCGTGAAGAAACCGCCCAACCCGACCAGCCAAACACCAG CTCCCGGAGACTACAAACCCGAACGTGTAGCATTAGATAGCACCCCGAAGTTTTCCTTTGGCATCAAAACCGAGAGCAAAATCCGCAACGATACACCGG CACCCGGTACCTACTCACCGGAAAAAGTATTGAAAGACAAATCACCCAAATATAGCTTCGGATTGAAAGTTATACCGGAAAAGATTGAAGAAACGCCGG CTCCCGGAGCGTACCAGCCGGAAAAGGCACTCGCGCTGGATAAGAAACCGGCGTACAGTTTCGGCCTGAAGACGATCGTCGAGAAGCCGAACAACACGCCCGCCCCTGGTGCATACGAGCCGGAGAAAGTGAAGCTAAACGCAACCCCTGCGTACAGCTTCGGCATTCGGCCCGCGATCGAGAAACCCAACTCCAATCCTG CACCGGGCGCTTACGAGCCGGAAAAGGCGAAGAAGCTGATCGATCACTCACCCGCATTTGCATTCGGCATGCGTATCAACCATGACAAGCCAAACAATACGCCCGGCCCGTCCGCCTACCAGGTGGAGAAGGTGAACCTGGACCATCAGCCGGCGTACAGCTTCGGCATGCGCACGAAGGTGGCGAAGCCGAATGTGACGCCGGCGCCCGGCGCCTACTGCCCGGAGAAGGCAAACCTAGACTCAACGCCGAAGTACAGCTTTGGCATCCGACCGACAATCGATAAGCCGGACAACGTACCCGCGCCCGGTGCTTACTCTCCCGAGAAGGCCAAAGTAGATAGTAGCCCTGCGTACAGCTTCGGCGTGCGCGCCAAGCAAGAGAAACCAAGTGCCAATCCTGGTCCGGGAGCTTACGACGCAGACAAGGTGGATGGGAAGTCACCGGCGTACTCGTTTGGGCTGCGACCGGACGTCGCTAAACCGAACCAAGTCCCGGGACCGGGAGCGTACAATGCGGATCGCGTTGATCATGCAACGCCGGCGTACTCGTTCGGTGTGAAGGCCAACGTGCAGAAACCTAACCTTGTGCCCGGTCCGGGTGCATACGATGCCGATAAAGTGCACGACAAATCATCTCCGGCCTATTCCTTCGGTGTGAAGGGCAACGCTGAAAAGCCTAACGCTATTCCTGGCCCTGGAGCCTACGATGCGGATAAAGTTATTGATAAGTCCGCGCCGGCATACTCTTTCGGCGCAAGGACGAATGTGGACAAACCCAGTGTTGTTCCAGGACCGGGAGCGTACGATTCCGACAAGGTGAACGACAAGTCGTCTCCAGCCTATTCGTTTGGAGTTAAGACAAACTTGGAGAAACCGAACGCAATCCCTGGCCCTGGGGCGTACGATGCAGATAAAGTGCACGACAAATCAACTCCAGCGTACTCGTTCGGAGTGAAGCACATGCCGGACAAGCCCAATGCTGTTCCCGGACCGGGTGCTTACGATTCCGATAAAGCGAACGACAAATCATCTCCAGCGTACTCGTTTGGAGTAAAGACGAATTTGGAGAAACCCAGCGCCATCCCGGGACCGGGAGCGTATGACGCTGACAAAGTGATTGACAAGTCTTCCCCAGCGTACTCATTCGGTGTGAAGGCAAATGTGGAAAAGCCTAACACTATTCCCGGCCCTGGAGCGTACGATGCGGATAAAGTGAACGACAAAACCACTCCCGCGTACTCGTTCGGGGTGAAGCCTAACCTTGAGAAGCCGAACTCCATTCCTGGACCCGGGGCGTACGATGCCGATAAAGTGATTGATAAGTCTTCCCCTGCATACTCGTTCGGTGTGAAGACGAATGTGGAAAAGCCTAATGCTATTCCTGGTCCTGGAGCGTACGATGCGGACAAAGTGCACGACAAATCGACTCCAGCGTATTCCTTTGGAGTGAAGCCTAACCTTGAGAAGGCCAATGCAATTCCCGGACCAGGGGCATACGATGCTGATAAAGTGCACGACAAGTCCTCGCCGGCATATTCTTTCGGCGTGAAGACGAACGTAGAGAAACCAAGCATCATTCCCGGACCGGGAGCGTACGATGCGGACAAAGTGATTGATAAGTCGTCGCCCGCGTACTCGTTTGGAGTGAAAACGAACGTCGAAAAGCTCAGCATCATCCCGGGACCGGGAGCGTACGATGCGGATAAGGTGATCGACAAGTCTTCGCCCGCGTACTCGTTCGGCGTTAAGCACAGCCTGGAGAAGCCTCACATTGTTCCCGGACCGGGTGCGTACGATGCGGACAAAGTGATCGACAAGACATCCTGCCCAGCGTACTCCTTCGGCATTAAGACGAATGTGGAAAAGCCCAGCATCATACCGGGCCCGGGAGCGTACGATACGGAGAAGGTGCACGATTCGCACACGCCGGCCTATACCTTCGGTGTGAAGCCGCAGACGACGAAGGTAAACCCAACGCCGGCTCCGGGCGCATACTCGCCGGAGAAGTACATCATCCACCATCCGGCCTATACGTTCGGTGTGAAGCCACACATTGACAAGATTGATATTATTCCCGCCCCCGGAGCGTACAACCCGGAGGCGGTCAAGCTGGACAGTAGCCCGGCCTACACGTTCGGTGTGAAGCCTGTGATCGATAAGGTGGACATGACACCTGCCCCGGGCACGTACTCGGTGGAAAAGGTAAAGCTGGACCATTCGCCGGCGTATCCGTTTGGAATCAAGGTGAACCGTGAGAAGCCGAATGATGTGCCAG CACCCGGTTCCTACAACCCGGATAAGGTGAAGCTTGATCACTCACCAGCGTACACGTTTGGCATCAAACATAAGGGCGAAACGATGAGAGATACACCGG CACCATCGGCCTATCAACCGGAAAAGTGTAAAAACGACTGCTCTCCAGCGTACAGTTTTGGCGTGAAGGTAAATCACGAATCGATCACTCACGACGGTCCAG TAGTGACGAGTGATGAAGCGACAGCTGTAGCCGCCATGAAAGCGATGGTGATCACAAACGGTGCCAGCTCGACGGTTGACAATCGTAGCGAAAGCAAGAACGCCACCACCAGCTCCACCGTGGTACAGAACGGACAGGACGGCAGTACGTTCACGACCTTTACCACCACGAGAACAGCGGGCGGTTCGATGAAGATGGTCCGCGAACGAAAGACCACCACGGAGGAGCACTCATCCGCCTCGGTGGAGGCGATTGGCGAAGGACTCGTACCGAACTGCATTGCCGGTGTGAAGCAGCTGGCCAATGTGCAGCATCAGCGCATGGTGTGCACCGGTCACTTCCGGGCCTAG
- the LOC1277669 gene encoding uncharacterized protein LOC1277669 isoform X4, with the protein MGGFEQRPWTPTKRRGPIAAEHRGPGPQYLLPQLLGTKVVDSKRQAAPAYSFGQRHKPRTESFSPGPLYNITGLGCKGKDAPPAYCLQSRPKEIPKYLTPAPGEYNIEKADKMLVKSAPKYTFGVKKPPNPTSQTPAPGDYKPERVALDSTPKFSFGIKTESKIRNDTPAPGTYSPEKVLKDKSPKYSFGLKVIPEKIEETPAPGAYQPEKALALDKKPAYSFGLKTIVEKPNNTPAPGAYEPEKVKLNATPAYSFGIRPAIEKPNSNPAPGAYEPEKAKKLIDHSPAFAFGMRINHDKPNNTPGPSAYQVEKVNLDHQPAYSFGMRTKVAKPNVTPAPGAYCPEKANLDSTPKYSFGIRPTIDKPDNVPAPGAYSPEKAKVDSSPAYSFGVRAKQEKPSANPGPGAYDADKVDGKSPAYSFGLRPDVAKPNQVPGPGAYNADRVDHATPAYSFGVKANVQKPNLVPGPGAYDADKVHDKSSPAYSFGVKGNAEKPNAIPGPGAYDADKVIDKSAPAYSFGARTNVDKPSVVPGPGAYDSDKVNDKSSPAYSFGVKTNLEKPNAIPGPGAYDADKVHDKSTPAYSFGVKHMPDKPNAVPGPGAYDSDKANDKSSPAYSFGVKTNLEKPSAIPGPGAYDADKVIDKSSPAYSFGVKANVEKPNTIPGPGAYDADKVNDKTTPAYSFGVKPNLEKPNSIPGPGAYDADKVIDKSSPAYSFGVKTNVEKPNAIPGPGAYDADKVHDKSTPAYSFGVKPNLEKANAIPGPGAYDADKVHDKSSPAYSFGVKTNVEKPSIIPGPGAYDADKVIDKSSPAYSFGVKTNVEKLSIIPGPGAYDADKVIDKSSPAYSFGVKHSLEKPHIVPGPGAYDADKVIDKTSCPAYSFGIKTNVEKPSIIPGPGAYDTEKVHDSHTPAYTFGVKPQTTKVNPTPAPGAYSPEKYIIHHPAYTFGVKPHIDKIDIIPAPGAYNPEAVKLDSSPAYTFGVKPVIDKVDMTPAPGTYSVEKVKLDHSPAYPFGIKVNREKPNDVPAPGSYNPDKVKLDHSPAYTFGIKHKGETMRDTPAPSAYQPEKCKNDCSPAYSFGVKVNHESITHDGPAPNEYHIPNVLGSSKEGPIRSAPAYTITGRQKQTLPECIGFPGPGHYDAKIDPLVRRAPMFSMATRFRRPTDEALKPGPAAHYPEKINLGHVPAYSFGIKHSEYLGDFPEPPRYRNQLVI; encoded by the exons ATGGGTGGGTTCGAGCAGCGCCCCTGGACGCCGACGAAGCGGCGGGGACCGATCGCGGCGGAGCACCGTGGCCCAGGGCCACAGTATCTGCTACCACAACTGCTCG GTACGAAAGTGGTAGACTCGAAACGGCAAGCCGCACCCGCCTACAGCTTCGGCCAGCGACACAAACCCCGCACGGAGTCGTTCAGCCCGGGCCCGCTGTACAACATCACCGGGCTCGGGTGCAAAGGGAAGGATGCACCGCCGGCCTACTGCTTGCAGAGCCGCCCGAAAGAGATACCGAAGTATCTAACGCCGGCGCCGGGCGAGTACAACATCGAGAAGGCGGACAAAATGCTGGTCAAATCGGCACCGAAGTACACGTTCGGCGTGAAGAAACCGCCCAACCCGACCAGCCAAACACCAG CTCCCGGAGACTACAAACCCGAACGTGTAGCATTAGATAGCACCCCGAAGTTTTCCTTTGGCATCAAAACCGAGAGCAAAATCCGCAACGATACACCGG CACCCGGTACCTACTCACCGGAAAAAGTATTGAAAGACAAATCACCCAAATATAGCTTCGGATTGAAAGTTATACCGGAAAAGATTGAAGAAACGCCGG CTCCCGGAGCGTACCAGCCGGAAAAGGCACTCGCGCTGGATAAGAAACCGGCGTACAGTTTCGGCCTGAAGACGATCGTCGAGAAGCCGAACAACACGCCCGCCCCTGGTGCATACGAGCCGGAGAAAGTGAAGCTAAACGCAACCCCTGCGTACAGCTTCGGCATTCGGCCCGCGATCGAGAAACCCAACTCCAATCCTG CACCGGGCGCTTACGAGCCGGAAAAGGCGAAGAAGCTGATCGATCACTCACCCGCATTTGCATTCGGCATGCGTATCAACCATGACAAGCCAAACAATACGCCCGGCCCGTCCGCCTACCAGGTGGAGAAGGTGAACCTGGACCATCAGCCGGCGTACAGCTTCGGCATGCGCACGAAGGTGGCGAAGCCGAATGTGACGCCGGCGCCCGGCGCCTACTGCCCGGAGAAGGCAAACCTAGACTCAACGCCGAAGTACAGCTTTGGCATCCGACCGACAATCGATAAGCCGGACAACGTACCCGCGCCCGGTGCTTACTCTCCCGAGAAGGCCAAAGTAGATAGTAGCCCTGCGTACAGCTTCGGCGTGCGCGCCAAGCAAGAGAAACCAAGTGCCAATCCTGGTCCGGGAGCTTACGACGCAGACAAGGTGGATGGGAAGTCACCGGCGTACTCGTTTGGGCTGCGACCGGACGTCGCTAAACCGAACCAAGTCCCGGGACCGGGAGCGTACAATGCGGATCGCGTTGATCATGCAACGCCGGCGTACTCGTTCGGTGTGAAGGCCAACGTGCAGAAACCTAACCTTGTGCCCGGTCCGGGTGCATACGATGCCGATAAAGTGCACGACAAATCATCTCCGGCCTATTCCTTCGGTGTGAAGGGCAACGCTGAAAAGCCTAACGCTATTCCTGGCCCTGGAGCCTACGATGCGGATAAAGTTATTGATAAGTCCGCGCCGGCATACTCTTTCGGCGCAAGGACGAATGTGGACAAACCCAGTGTTGTTCCAGGACCGGGAGCGTACGATTCCGACAAGGTGAACGACAAGTCGTCTCCAGCCTATTCGTTTGGAGTTAAGACAAACTTGGAGAAACCGAACGCAATCCCTGGCCCTGGGGCGTACGATGCAGATAAAGTGCACGACAAATCAACTCCAGCGTACTCGTTCGGAGTGAAGCACATGCCGGACAAGCCCAATGCTGTTCCCGGACCGGGTGCTTACGATTCCGATAAAGCGAACGACAAATCATCTCCAGCGTACTCGTTTGGAGTAAAGACGAATTTGGAGAAACCCAGCGCCATCCCGGGACCGGGAGCGTATGACGCTGACAAAGTGATTGACAAGTCTTCCCCAGCGTACTCATTCGGTGTGAAGGCAAATGTGGAAAAGCCTAACACTATTCCCGGCCCTGGAGCGTACGATGCGGATAAAGTGAACGACAAAACCACTCCCGCGTACTCGTTCGGGGTGAAGCCTAACCTTGAGAAGCCGAACTCCATTCCTGGACCCGGGGCGTACGATGCCGATAAAGTGATTGATAAGTCTTCCCCTGCATACTCGTTCGGTGTGAAGACGAATGTGGAAAAGCCTAATGCTATTCCTGGTCCTGGAGCGTACGATGCGGACAAAGTGCACGACAAATCGACTCCAGCGTATTCCTTTGGAGTGAAGCCTAACCTTGAGAAGGCCAATGCAATTCCCGGACCAGGGGCATACGATGCTGATAAAGTGCACGACAAGTCCTCGCCGGCATATTCTTTCGGCGTGAAGACGAACGTAGAGAAACCAAGCATCATTCCCGGACCGGGAGCGTACGATGCGGACAAAGTGATTGATAAGTCGTCGCCCGCGTACTCGTTTGGAGTGAAAACGAACGTCGAAAAGCTCAGCATCATCCCGGGACCGGGAGCGTACGATGCGGATAAGGTGATCGACAAGTCTTCGCCCGCGTACTCGTTCGGCGTTAAGCACAGCCTGGAGAAGCCTCACATTGTTCCCGGACCGGGTGCGTACGATGCGGACAAAGTGATCGACAAGACATCCTGCCCAGCGTACTCCTTCGGCATTAAGACGAATGTGGAAAAGCCCAGCATCATACCGGGCCCGGGAGCGTACGATACGGAGAAGGTGCACGATTCGCACACGCCGGCCTATACCTTCGGTGTGAAGCCGCAGACGACGAAGGTAAACCCAACGCCGGCTCCGGGCGCATACTCGCCGGAGAAGTACATCATCCACCATCCGGCCTATACGTTCGGTGTGAAGCCACACATTGACAAGATTGATATTATTCCCGCCCCCGGAGCGTACAACCCGGAGGCGGTCAAGCTGGACAGTAGCCCGGCCTACACGTTCGGTGTGAAGCCTGTGATCGATAAGGTGGACATGACACCTGCCCCGGGCACGTACTCGGTGGAAAAGGTAAAGCTGGACCATTCGCCGGCGTATCCGTTTGGAATCAAGGTGAACCGTGAGAAGCCGAATGATGTGCCAG CACCCGGTTCCTACAACCCGGATAAGGTGAAGCTTGATCACTCACCAGCGTACACGTTTGGCATCAAACATAAGGGCGAAACGATGAGAGATACACCGG CACCATCGGCCTATCAACCGGAAAAGTGTAAAAACGACTGCTCTCCAGCGTACAGTTTTGGCGTGAAGGTAAATCACGAATCGATCACTCACGACGGTCCAG CTCCAAACGAATACCACATCCCGAACGTGCTCGGTTCGAGCAAGGAAGGGCCGATCCGTTCGGCGCCAGCCTACACAATCACCGGGCGACAGAAGCAGACCCTTCCTGAGTGCATTGGGTTCCCCGGTCCCGGTCACTACGATGCGAAGATCGATCCGCTGGTAAGACGGGCGCCCATGTTCTCGATGGCCACTCGGTTCCGGCGACCGACGGACGAAGCGCTCAAGCCGGGCCCGGCGGCACACTATCCGGAAAAG ATTAACCTTGGCCACGTGCCGGCCTACAGCTTTGGCATCAAGCACTCGGAATACTTGGGCGATTTTCCGGAACCACCCCGATACCGCAACCAGCTGGTGATTTAa